The Lentisphaerota bacterium genome contains the following window.
TGCGCGCTGGATCTGGCGCGGAAGCGCCACGCGATCTTGCGCGGTTCCGCGCCTATCTGGACGATCTGCTGGAGGCCAACCGCGCGGTTCTTTTCGGCGAGAGACCGGTGCTGGGACGGTTTAAGGAATTGTGGTATTATCTCTCCCAGTCCCTGACGGATGGCCCGCAGACGCTCAAACGCATTCAGCATAGCGCGACACTAGACGACTACCGCCGGGCGGTTGACGCCTGGTTCGCCCGCGCGCCCGGCTGGATTCCGGAGCGCAATGGGATGGAGTCATGAACCCTGAACCAGGAGCGACGATGATGATGACAATTGCGACACGAGAGGCGCCGGAGGCCGTGGGCCCGTATGCCCAGGCGATCCGGGCGGATGGCTGGGTGTTTTGTTCGGGCCAGTTGGGACTCGACCCGGCGGGCGGGCCGCTGGCGGCCGACACGGTCGCGCAGGCGCGCCAGGCGCTGGCCAATCTGCGGTCGGTGCTGGACGCGGCCGGAAGCGGCCTGGACGCGGTGGTCAAGACCACGGTGTTTCTGACCGATCTGGCCGACTTTGCGGCGGTCAACGCGGTTTATGCCGAGGCGTTTGGCGCGCACCGGCCCGCGCGCGCCTGCGTGCAGGTCGCCGCGCTGCCCAAGGGCGCGAAAGTGGAGATCGAGGCGGTGGCCCGGGTTCGCGCAGGCGCTTGAGAAACAGCCGGCACGCATCGTTCATTTTGCACAGCCTGCTGGAGTTGGAGGACCAGAATGCCCTGCTGGGGCATCCGTGCCTTGGCGTCCCTGAAAATGATGTGAACAG
Protein-coding sequences here:
- a CDS encoding reactive intermediate/imine deaminase (has endoribonuclease activity on mRNA), which produces MMMTIATREAPEAVGPYAQAIRADGWVFCSGQLGLDPAGGPLAADTVAQARQALANLRSVLDAAGSGLDAVVKTTVFLTDLADFAAVNAVYAEAFGAHRPARACVQVAALPKGAKVEIEAVARVRAGA